The Beijerinckiaceae bacterium genome has a window encoding:
- a CDS encoding RND transporter → MALILIGLAIAAGFGLSRIKVDDSLSQLFRSDTPEFRQYEEVTRRFPSSEFDVLVVIEGKKLLSQGSIEKLRDLVTDLQLVDGTRGIISIFSARQPPEDGDIPAPLFPDQLPEGAAFDTMVKRVLDNEIIRGKLLSTDGELTLVVLALDPSVVEGRNLSEVVGEIRKTMADDLAGANLKAELSGVPVMQLEIRNAVERDRLIYNAVGFVAGCLIAIFFFRRLSFMIIAAGPPLIAILLALGALGWLDFRLNMFLNVMTPLIMVISFSDSMQLTFATRDRLLAGQNKRDALRNAILVVGPACVLTHATAAVSFLALLFSESELIRSFGEAGLIATLIALGAVLIFMPLLGILLLRHEASFASTMAGSDFAVEALRRFCGFIAARMVRHPGIYSLLGLLVVVGLGIVYASLEPRYRLADQVPDKQQAVAASGRLDAKLTGANPIDVLIELPKGASLLAPETLAVIAEVHSILEKQAGVGNVWSLETLRRWLVEAGKPDVSTLRQYVDMLPKYLTRRFISADQDAVVVSGRIPDADASRLLPVVDELGKSLDKVRLEHPGYSISVTGLAAIAARNSANMIEKLNRGLTFEFLFVAAFIGLAFRSLVVMLAAILPGIFPIVASGALLSVTGQGLQFASVVALIVSFGLGLSATIHFLNRLRLEVRPDQDPGIAVERATILVGPALILTSIVLACGLAVTVFSDLPSLRLFGWLSAFSMMAALTADLCILRPTAMFLRRVSDGLGVKWSARRGHAH, encoded by the coding sequence ATGGCTCTCATTTTGATCGGGCTTGCGATCGCCGCAGGCTTCGGCTTGTCAAGAATCAAAGTCGACGATTCGCTTAGCCAATTATTCCGTTCGGACACGCCCGAGTTCCGCCAATATGAAGAGGTGACGCGGCGTTTTCCATCGAGCGAATTTGACGTGCTCGTGGTGATCGAAGGCAAGAAGCTGCTCTCTCAGGGGTCGATCGAAAAGCTGCGCGATCTCGTGACAGATCTCCAATTGGTCGATGGCACGCGCGGCATCATCTCGATTTTCTCGGCACGTCAACCGCCGGAAGACGGCGACATTCCCGCTCCCCTCTTCCCAGATCAATTGCCTGAAGGCGCCGCCTTTGACACCATGGTCAAACGGGTGCTCGACAATGAGATCATCCGCGGCAAGCTCTTGTCGACGGACGGCGAACTTACCCTCGTCGTCCTCGCGCTGGATCCTTCCGTCGTGGAGGGCCGCAATCTAAGCGAGGTCGTCGGTGAAATCCGCAAGACGATGGCGGACGACCTCGCCGGGGCAAATCTGAAAGCCGAGCTTTCCGGCGTCCCTGTGATGCAGCTCGAGATCCGCAATGCGGTCGAACGGGACAGGCTGATCTACAATGCCGTCGGCTTTGTTGCGGGATGCCTGATCGCGATCTTTTTCTTCCGCCGCCTGTCTTTCATGATCATCGCGGCCGGCCCACCGCTCATCGCCATATTGCTGGCCCTCGGGGCGCTGGGGTGGCTCGATTTCCGCCTCAACATGTTCCTTAATGTCATGACACCATTGATCATGGTGATCAGCTTTTCCGACAGTATGCAGCTGACCTTTGCGACTCGCGATCGGTTGCTCGCTGGCCAAAACAAACGCGACGCCTTGCGCAATGCGATTTTGGTTGTCGGGCCGGCTTGTGTTCTGACCCACGCGACCGCGGCCGTTTCATTTCTGGCCTTGCTGTTTTCCGAATCGGAGCTGATCCGCAGCTTCGGCGAAGCCGGTCTGATCGCGACGCTGATCGCCCTCGGCGCTGTCCTTATTTTCATGCCGCTCCTCGGCATTCTTCTTTTACGCCACGAGGCGAGCTTTGCGAGCACCATGGCCGGCTCGGATTTCGCGGTTGAAGCGCTCCGCAGATTTTGTGGATTCATCGCCGCCCGAATGGTCCGGCATCCGGGTATTTACAGCCTGCTCGGGCTGCTCGTGGTGGTCGGACTCGGCATCGTCTACGCCAGCCTCGAGCCGAGGTATCGGCTCGCCGATCAAGTGCCCGACAAACAGCAGGCGGTAGCCGCCAGCGGCCGTCTCGATGCCAAGCTTACGGGCGCCAATCCGATCGATGTGCTGATCGAGCTCCCGAAAGGCGCATCGCTGCTTGCGCCTGAAACGCTGGCGGTCATCGCGGAGGTACACTCCATCCTCGAAAAGCAAGCCGGTGTCGGCAATGTCTGGTCACTCGAAACTTTGCGCCGCTGGCTCGTCGAAGCTGGCAAGCCCGATGTGTCCACTTTGCGGCAATACGTGGATATGCTGCCGAAATATTTGACACGGCGCTTCATCTCCGCCGACCAGGACGCGGTCGTCGTCTCCGGCCGAATCCCGGATGCCGACGCAAGCCGTCTGCTGCCGGTCGTCGACGAGCTGGGCAAGTCGCTCGACAAGGTCCGCCTCGAACATCCAGGCTACAGCATTTCGGTGACCGGGCTGGCCGCCATCGCTGCGCGCAACAGCGCCAATATGATTGAGAAATTGAACCGGGGATTGACGTTCGAATTTCTATTCGTGGCGGCCTTTATCGGCCTCGCCTTCCGATCCCTCGTCGTGATGCTCGCGGCCATATTGCCTGGCATTTTCCCGATCGTCGCCTCCGGTGCCCTTTTGAGCGTCACGGGCCAGGGCCTTCAATTCGCCAGCGTCGTCGCCCTGATTGTCTCCTTCGGGCTGGGTTTAAGCGCAACGATCCATTTCCTTAATCGGCTGCGCCTGGAGGTCCGGCCCGATCAGGATCCGGGCATCGCCGTCGAACGCGCGACCATCCTTGTCGGCCCAGCTTTGATTCTGACGTCGATCGTGCTGGCCTGCGGGTTGGCGGTCACGGTGTTTTCCGACCTGCCGTCGCTTCGCCTGTTCGGGTGGCTGAGCGCTTTCTCCATGATGGCCGCGCTAACCGCCGATCTCTGCATCTTGCGCCCGACGGCGATGTTCTTGCGGCGGGTCAGCGACGGGCTCGGCGTCAAATGGTCCGCGCGCAGAGGCCACGCCCACTAG
- a CDS encoding TetR family transcriptional regulator — MRTARKSKEKDTHQLIVDVAERLFRQIGFQKTTVADIARELHMSPANVYRSYVYRFFAAKSEINEAVCMHLLARVEAEAEKIATARGTAAQKLRNLMSSVEKTHYKQYMNDRKLHELVEAAITENWTIMREHNSRMAALLEQIIAGGIAEGEFQKADAALTAHLVNTACIRFWHPRLMVEYEKEPEPTLDQMMDFCLGALRPHD, encoded by the coding sequence ATGCGGACTGCAAGGAAATCGAAAGAAAAAGATACGCATCAACTGATCGTCGATGTCGCCGAGCGTTTGTTCCGGCAAATCGGATTTCAGAAGACGACGGTTGCCGACATCGCGCGCGAACTGCACATGTCGCCGGCCAATGTCTATCGTTCTTATGTCTATCGTTTCTTTGCGGCAAAATCCGAGATCAATGAAGCCGTCTGCATGCATCTGCTCGCCCGAGTCGAAGCGGAAGCGGAAAAGATCGCCACGGCTCGCGGAACAGCAGCCCAGAAATTGCGGAACTTGATGAGTTCCGTCGAAAAGACCCATTACAAGCAATATATGAACGACCGTAAGCTGCATGAACTCGTTGAAGCGGCGATTACGGAAAATTGGACGATCATGCGCGAACATAACAGCCGCATGGCCGCACTTTTGGAACAAATCATCGCAGGCGGCATCGCCGAGGGCGAGTTCCAGAAGGCAGATGCCGCTTTGACGGCGCATTTGGTCAATACGGCCTGCATCCGTTTTTGGCATCCGCGGCTCATGGTGGAATATGAAAAGGAACCCGAGCCGACGCTGGACCAAATGATGGATTTTTGTCTCGGCGCGCTTCGGCCGCACGACTAA
- a CDS encoding NADP-dependent malic enzyme (NADP-dependent; catalyzes the oxidative decarboxylation of malate to form pyruvate; decarboxylates oxaloacetate): protein MVDSITPDLASSALLYHRSPRPGKLEVVATKPLGTQHDLALAYSPGVAAACLTIAADPATAAELTVRQNLVAVITNGTAVLGLGNIGPLAGKPVMEGKAVLFKKFAGIDVFDIEVAENDVDRLVDIVAALEPTFGGINLEDIKAPECFEVERKLRARMSIPVFHDDQHGTAIIVGAAILNALELSGKSIDTIKIVTSGAGAAALACLDFLVTLGAKPENIFVTDIEGVVYRGRKALMNERMAIYARDTNARMLKDVIGGTDVFLGLSAGGVLTQEMVKEMGPRPLIMALANPNPEIEPAAAFEARPDAMICTGRSDYPNQVNNVLCFPYIFRGALDVSASAINEEMKLAAARAIAQLAHEPPSDVVGKAYGGEPRHYGKDSLIPSPFDPRLILRIAPAVAKAAMETGVAKKPITDFAAYEETLSRFVFRSGFIMKPVMHAAKACPKRVIYAEGEDERVLRAVQTVVEEGIAKPILIGRPEVIATRLERFGLSVRPGRDFELIDPNDDPRYRDYVATLLDAAGRRGITPASARTLARTNSTVIAAIAVKRGDADAMLCGLDARFDSRLRYIRDIIGLVPGTTDFSAMSLMITNKGAFFLADTHVRRDPSAEEVAEMTLMCACHVRRFGLEPKIALVSHSDFGSDDAPSAKKMRRALAIVRERAPDLEVDGEMQAATALSQAVRDGILPSSRLKGVANVLIMPNLEAANIAYAMTEMMADALPIGPILIGAAKPAHILTHSVTTRGVVNMTAVSVADAQDENRAVVTPPIGLAGMFDS, encoded by the coding sequence ATGGTCGATTCCATCACGCCGGATTTGGCGTCGAGCGCGCTCCTGTATCATCGCTCGCCAAGGCCCGGCAAGCTTGAGGTCGTGGCGACCAAGCCGCTTGGCACGCAGCACGATCTTGCGCTGGCATACTCGCCCGGCGTCGCTGCGGCTTGTCTGACGATTGCCGCAGATCCCGCCACAGCGGCCGAATTGACCGTGCGGCAAAATCTCGTCGCCGTCATCACCAACGGGACCGCTGTCCTGGGGCTTGGCAACATCGGTCCCCTTGCGGGCAAGCCCGTGATGGAGGGCAAGGCGGTTCTGTTCAAGAAGTTCGCCGGGATCGACGTGTTCGATATCGAGGTCGCGGAGAATGATGTCGACCGACTGGTCGATATCGTTGCCGCGTTGGAGCCGACGTTTGGCGGGATCAATCTTGAGGACATCAAGGCGCCGGAGTGTTTCGAGGTCGAACGCAAGCTCCGCGCGCGCATGTCGATTCCGGTGTTTCACGACGATCAGCATGGGACCGCGATCATCGTCGGCGCCGCGATTCTCAACGCCCTGGAACTTTCCGGTAAATCCATTGACACCATCAAGATCGTCACTTCGGGCGCCGGCGCGGCCGCCCTGGCCTGCCTCGATTTTTTGGTGACCCTTGGGGCAAAGCCGGAAAATATTTTTGTGACCGATATCGAGGGCGTCGTCTACCGCGGCCGTAAGGCTTTAATGAATGAACGCATGGCCATTTATGCGCGGGACACCAATGCCCGTATGCTCAAGGATGTCATTGGCGGGACCGATGTGTTTCTTGGGCTTTCGGCGGGCGGTGTTTTGACGCAAGAGATGGTCAAGGAGATGGGCCCAAGACCGCTCATCATGGCGCTTGCAAATCCAAACCCCGAAATCGAACCGGCCGCGGCCTTCGAGGCGCGACCGGACGCGATGATTTGCACCGGGCGCTCGGACTATCCCAATCAAGTCAACAACGTGCTGTGCTTTCCTTATATTTTTCGTGGCGCTCTCGATGTGAGTGCCTCCGCCATCAATGAAGAGATGAAACTTGCGGCGGCGCGGGCCATCGCGCAATTGGCGCATGAGCCGCCCTCCGATGTCGTTGGCAAGGCCTATGGGGGCGAGCCTCGGCATTATGGCAAGGACAGTCTCATTCCTTCGCCCTTCGATCCGCGCCTCATTCTGCGGATTGCACCAGCCGTCGCAAAGGCGGCGATGGAGACGGGCGTCGCAAAGAAGCCGATTACCGATTTTGCCGCCTATGAAGAAACGCTCTCGCGTTTTGTGTTCCGTTCCGGCTTTATCATGAAGCCGGTGATGCATGCCGCCAAGGCTTGCCCAAAACGAGTAATCTATGCGGAAGGAGAGGACGAGCGGGTACTTCGCGCGGTCCAAACCGTCGTCGAGGAGGGGATTGCGAAGCCCATTCTGATCGGGCGGCCGGAGGTGATCGCGACCCGCCTCGAGCGGTTCGGCCTGTCGGTGAGACCGGGACGGGATTTTGAACTCATCGACCCCAATGACGATCCGCGTTATCGGGATTATGTCGCAACCCTTCTCGACGCGGCCGGGCGCCGCGGCATAACCCCTGCCAGCGCGCGAACCTTGGCACGGACCAATTCGACGGTGATCGCAGCGATCGCGGTCAAACGGGGCGATGCCGATGCGATGCTCTGTGGGCTCGACGCCCGCTTTGATTCGAGGCTGCGTTATATCAGGGACATTATCGGGCTTGTTCCGGGGACCACCGATTTCTCGGCGATGAGCCTGATGATCACCAACAAGGGTGCGTTTTTCCTCGCCGACACCCATGTCCGTCGCGACCCGTCCGCCGAGGAGGTCGCCGAAATGACCTTGATGTGCGCTTGTCACGTTCGAAGATTTGGCCTCGAGCCAAAAATCGCCCTGGTCTCCCATTCGGATTTCGGCTCGGACGATGCGCCGTCCGCAAAGAAAATGCGCCGGGCTCTGGCCATTGTGCGCGAACGCGCGCCGGATCTCGAAGTCGATGGAGAGATGCAGGCTGCCACGGCCCTGTCGCAAGCTGTCCGTGATGGAATCCTGCCTTCATCGCGACTGAAAGGCGTAGCAAATGTGCTTATCATGCCCAATCTTGAGGCAGCTAATATTGCCTACGCCATGACCGAGATGATGGCCGATGCTTTGCCGATTGGCCCGATCCTGATCGGAGCCGCCAAACCAGCCCATATTCTGACGCATTCTGTGACGACGCGGGGTGTCGTCAACATGACGGCTGTTTCCGTTGCCGATGCGCAGGACGAAAATCGAGCCGTCGTGACGCCACCAATTGGCCTTGCGGGAATGTTTGACTCTTGA
- a CDS encoding GDP-fucose synthetase, whose translation MTNLLAGLGAKPRIWVAGHRGMVGSAILRRLAGEDVDVLTVDRKDVDLREQEPVRQFVARTRPDAIILAAATVGGILANDSYPADFLFDNLAIETNVIHAAHLAGVERLIFLGSSCIYPKFAPQPIKEESLLTGALEPTNQWYAIAKIAGLKMCQAYRKQHGRNYISIMPCNLYGRNDNFDLETAHVLPALVRKFHTAKMSGKRDVVVWGTGTPLREFLYVDDLADAVVFLMDRYDSAEPINCGAGSDVTIRTLAETISRVVGFEGSLVFDPAKPDGTPRKIMDSSRLAALGWRPKTSLEAGISEVYRWFVSTQSELADT comes from the coding sequence ATGACTAATCTCTTGGCCGGCTTGGGAGCCAAGCCGCGAATTTGGGTCGCGGGTCATCGCGGCATGGTTGGCTCGGCTATTCTGCGCCGTCTCGCAGGGGAGGACGTGGATGTCCTCACCGTCGACCGCAAGGATGTCGATCTCCGCGAACAGGAACCGGTTCGGCAATTCGTCGCACGCACCAGGCCGGACGCGATTATCTTGGCGGCTGCGACGGTCGGCGGAATTCTGGCCAATGATTCATATCCTGCGGATTTCCTCTTCGACAATCTTGCCATCGAGACAAATGTCATCCACGCCGCGCATCTGGCGGGAGTCGAAAGGCTGATTTTTCTCGGCTCGTCCTGCATCTATCCGAAATTCGCGCCCCAGCCGATCAAGGAAGAATCGCTTTTGACCGGCGCCCTCGAGCCGACCAACCAATGGTATGCGATCGCAAAGATCGCAGGACTGAAAATGTGTCAGGCCTATCGCAAGCAGCATGGGCGCAATTACATCTCGATCATGCCATGCAACCTTTACGGGCGTAACGATAATTTCGATCTCGAGACCGCCCATGTTCTGCCCGCACTGGTTCGTAAATTTCACACGGCCAAGATGTCCGGTAAAAGGGACGTCGTTGTTTGGGGTACCGGTACGCCGTTGCGGGAATTTCTTTATGTTGACGATCTGGCCGATGCCGTGGTGTTCCTGATGGATCGTTACGACAGCGCCGAACCGATCAATTGCGGCGCGGGGTCCGACGTTACGATTCGCACGCTTGCCGAGACGATTAGCCGGGTTGTCGGATTTGAAGGCAGTCTCGTCTTCGACCCGGCAAAGCCCGACGGCACGCCCCGAAAAATCATGGATTCAAGCCGTTTGGCAGCCCTGGGCTGGCGGCCGAAAACCAGCCTTGAAGCGGGCATTTCCGAAGTCTACCGATGGTTTGTCAGCACCCAAAGCGAACTTGCAGACACCTGA
- the gmd gene encoding GDP-mannose 4,6-dehydratase — protein sequence MTSKKVALITGITGQDGALLAELLLSKDYTVHGVKRRSSLINTDRVDHLYHDPHEADVNFLLHYGDLTDSTNLIRIVQEVQPDEIYNLAAQSHVQVSFETPEYTANSDALGTLRLLEAIRILGLSQKTRFYQASTSELYGKVQAIPQDEVTPFYPRSPYAAAKLYAYWITINYREAYGMHASNGILFNHEGPTRAETFVTRKITRAVAAIHLGIQDKLFLGNLDAKRDWGHARDYVDGMWRILQQAEPDDYVLATGEAHTVREFVERAFAEIGVEIGWKGTGVEERGFDAKNGRSLVEIDPRYFRPTEVDLLLGDPSKAFKKLGWKHSTTFPQLVAEMVASDLVVMKKRGRV from the coding sequence ATGACATCAAAAAAAGTGGCTTTGATCACCGGAATCACGGGTCAGGATGGGGCTCTGCTCGCCGAGCTTCTTCTGTCCAAGGATTATACGGTCCACGGCGTGAAGCGACGGTCGTCGTTGATCAACACCGACCGGGTCGATCATTTGTACCATGATCCGCACGAGGCCGATGTCAATTTCCTGTTGCATTACGGCGACCTCACGGATTCGACCAACCTCATTCGCATTGTTCAGGAAGTTCAGCCGGACGAGATCTACAATCTTGCCGCGCAAAGTCACGTTCAGGTGAGTTTCGAAACGCCGGAATATACCGCCAATTCCGATGCGCTCGGTACGCTTCGTCTTCTCGAAGCCATCCGAATTTTGGGGCTAAGCCAGAAAACGCGTTTCTATCAGGCGTCGACTTCGGAGCTTTACGGCAAGGTGCAGGCCATTCCGCAAGATGAGGTAACGCCGTTTTATCCGCGCTCGCCCTATGCAGCCGCCAAGCTCTATGCCTATTGGATTACGATCAACTATCGTGAAGCCTATGGGATGCATGCGTCGAACGGCATTTTGTTCAACCATGAAGGACCAACCCGTGCCGAGACATTTGTGACGCGAAAGATCACGCGGGCCGTCGCGGCCATTCATCTAGGCATTCAAGACAAGCTCTTCTTGGGAAACCTCGATGCCAAACGCGATTGGGGTCACGCTCGCGATTACGTCGACGGCATGTGGCGCATCCTGCAGCAGGCAGAGCCCGACGATTATGTCCTCGCCACCGGCGAGGCTCACACCGTGCGCGAATTTGTCGAGCGGGCCTTTGCCGAAATCGGTGTCGAGATTGGCTGGAAGGGCACCGGTGTCGAGGAGCGCGGCTTCGATGCAAAAAATGGCCGGAGCCTCGTCGAGATCGATCCGCGTTACTTCCGTCCCACGGAGGTCGATCTTCTTCTGGGGGATCCGAGCAAGGCATTCAAAAAGCTCGGCTGGAAGCACTCGACGACGTTTCCGCAGCTCGTGGCGGAAATGGTCGCGAGCGACCTGGTCGTAATGAAGAAACGTGGCCGCGTTTGA
- a CDS encoding pantoate--beta-alanine ligase: MNLSAARPAIVNDVASLRSKVADWRRAGQTIALVPTMGALHEGHISLALHAKRHAHRVVMSIFVNPTQFAPSEDFGSYPRSLEADAEKFAAAQGDLVFAPSIPDIYPADFATLLSMTGPATVGLEDRFRPTHFSAVATIVAKLLNLCRPDVAIFGEKDYQQLKVVTRMARDLDFETMILGVPTIRESDGLALSSRNVYLSAQERALAPTLHAALKRCSLEIRRGGDLTTALETARAEVAAAGFLIDYVEARHAESLAPIASRVEGPIRLLAAVKLGKTRLIDNIAV; encoded by the coding sequence ATGAACCTATCCGCGGCTCGCCCGGCCATTGTCAATGACGTGGCCAGCTTGCGATCAAAAGTTGCAGACTGGCGGCGAGCCGGTCAAACAATCGCGCTCGTGCCGACGATGGGCGCCCTTCATGAGGGCCATATTTCACTGGCACTTCACGCCAAGCGTCACGCGCACCGCGTGGTCATGTCGATTTTCGTTAACCCCACGCAATTTGCCCCATCTGAAGATTTCGGCTCATATCCGCGCAGCCTTGAGGCCGATGCAGAAAAATTTGCGGCGGCCCAAGGCGATCTGGTCTTCGCGCCGAGCATCCCGGACATCTACCCCGCAGATTTCGCAACACTGCTCAGCATGACCGGCCCCGCGACGGTCGGGCTCGAAGACCGCTTTCGGCCAACGCATTTCTCCGCCGTCGCAACAATCGTGGCGAAACTGCTCAACCTCTGTCGGCCCGATGTCGCGATCTTTGGCGAAAAGGATTATCAGCAGCTCAAAGTTGTAACGCGAATGGCGCGAGACCTCGATTTCGAGACCATGATTTTGGGCGTGCCGACCATTCGCGAAAGCGATGGGCTCGCACTGTCCTCGCGAAATGTCTATTTGTCAGCGCAAGAGCGTGCATTGGCGCCAACACTCCATGCCGCACTCAAACGCTGTTCTTTGGAGATCCGCCGAGGTGGAGACCTTACAACCGCGCTTGAGACCGCTCGGGCTGAAGTAGCGGCTGCTGGCTTTCTCATCGATTATGTTGAAGCACGCCATGCAGAGAGCCTGGCCCCCATCGCCTCACGCGTGGAAGGGCCGATCCGGCTTCTTGCCGCCGTCAAACTTGGGAAAACCCGGCTTATCGATAATATCGCCGTATAA
- a CDS encoding energy-dependent translational throttle protein EttA translates to MARQFIYHMQGLTKTYPGGKKVLENINLSFYPDAKIGVLGVNGAGKSTLLRIMAGIDKEFTGDGFVAEGARVGYLPQEPQLDEHLDVRGNVMLGVGAKKAILDRYNDLAMNYSDETADEMTKLQDEIEAQGLWDLDAQVDQAMDALGCPPDDWAVAKLSGGERRRVALCKLLLEQPELLLLDEPTNHLDAETVNWLEGHLRNYPGAILIVTHDRYFLDNVTGWILELDRGRGIPYEGNYSAWLKQKQKRLMQEGREDEARQRQLEAESEWIASSPKARQAKSKARIQRYEDLVQKQNDRVPTAAQIVIPVAERLGNNVIEFSHLAKGFGDKLLIDDLSFKLPPGGIVGVIGPNGAGKTTLFRMIIGQEKPDSGTIEVGESVKLGYVDQSRDALDPKKNIWEEISGGNEMITLGKREVNSRAYTSAFNFKGSDQQKKVGQLSGGERNRVHLAKMLKSGANVLLLDEPTNDLDVDTLRALEEALTDFAGCAVIISHDRFFLDRIATHMLAFEGDSHVEWFEGNFADYEEDKKRRLGIDSIIPHRLKYKKFSR, encoded by the coding sequence ATGGCGCGGCAATTCATTTATCACATGCAAGGCCTTACCAAGACCTATCCCGGCGGGAAAAAGGTTTTGGAAAACATCAATCTTTCCTTTTATCCCGATGCCAAGATCGGTGTGCTCGGTGTCAACGGAGCCGGTAAATCGACCCTTTTGCGGATCATGGCCGGGATCGACAAGGAGTTTACGGGCGACGGCTTTGTCGCCGAAGGCGCCAGGGTTGGCTATCTTCCCCAGGAACCCCAACTGGACGAACATCTCGACGTGCGCGGAAACGTCATGCTGGGCGTCGGGGCGAAAAAGGCGATCCTTGATCGCTACAATGATCTCGCGATGAATTATTCCGACGAGACCGCCGATGAAATGACCAAATTGCAGGACGAGATCGAGGCGCAGGGCCTTTGGGATCTCGACGCCCAGGTCGATCAGGCCATGGACGCCTTGGGCTGCCCTCCCGATGATTGGGCGGTTGCCAAGCTGTCCGGCGGTGAGCGCCGCCGCGTCGCGCTTTGCAAGCTGCTGCTCGAACAGCCCGAACTCTTGCTCCTCGACGAACCGACCAACCATCTCGACGCGGAAACGGTGAATTGGCTCGAAGGCCATTTGCGCAATTACCCCGGAGCAATCCTGATCGTCACCCATGACCGCTATTTCTTGGACAATGTCACCGGCTGGATCCTCGAACTCGATCGCGGGCGCGGCATCCCGTACGAAGGTAATTATTCGGCCTGGCTGAAGCAGAAACAGAAGCGCCTCATGCAAGAGGGCCGCGAGGACGAAGCGCGCCAGCGTCAGCTCGAAGCCGAATCCGAATGGATTGCGTCGAGCCCCAAGGCACGGCAAGCCAAATCCAAGGCGCGTATTCAGCGCTACGAGGATCTCGTCCAGAAACAGAACGACAGGGTGCCGACCGCCGCCCAGATCGTCATCCCCGTCGCCGAGCGCCTCGGCAATAATGTCATCGAGTTTTCGCATCTCGCAAAAGGGTTCGGCGACAAGCTTCTCATCGACGATCTCTCGTTCAAATTACCGCCCGGCGGCATTGTTGGCGTGATCGGACCGAATGGCGCCGGCAAGACCACTTTGTTTCGCATGATCATCGGTCAGGAAAAGCCGGATTCCGGCACCATCGAGGTCGGGGAGTCGGTCAAGCTCGGCTATGTCGATCAATCGCGCGATGCGCTCGATCCCAAGAAAAACATCTGGGAGGAAATCTCCGGCGGCAATGAAATGATCACCCTCGGCAAGCGCGAGGTGAATTCGCGCGCCTATACGTCCGCCTTCAATTTCAAGGGTTCCGACCAGCAAAAGAAAGTCGGCCAGCTGTCGGGCGGCGAGCGCAACCGCGTGCATCTCGCCAAAATGTTGAAATCGGGTGCCAATGTTTTGCTGCTCGACGAACCGACCAATGATCTCGACGTCGATACCTTACGCGCGCTCGAGGAAGCCTTGACCGATTTCGCCGGCTGCGCGGTCATCATCTCGCATGACCGCTTCTTTTTGGATCGCATCGCGACCCATATGCTGGCCTTCGAAGGCGACAGCCATGTCGAATGGTTTGAAGGCAACTTCGCCGATTACGAAGAGGATAAGAAACGCCGTTTGGGGATCGACAGCATCATCCCGCACCGGCTGAAATATAAGAAGTTTTCGAGGTGA